CGAAGAGTTTCTTGGGGCTGATGACACCCCAGAAGATTGTCGCGGTGTAGTAACTCGTTTGGTATGGACAAGTAAAGTGGAACGAGGCATCTGGGGTGCAGACGTCTTTGAGACCCATGACAAAGTTGAATTGCAGAGAGGtgacgatcgagaagatcactGTCGCGATAATTTGAGCGCTGAATGTGATTCGGGGGGGGATCTTGAGGTAATGCGCAAGCTTCATATCGTTCAAGAAACTCAGAGCTTGCCAGGAGGAAAGGTAAGCCCAGACCTTGAAGTACATGAGACCGTTGGGACGTCCAGCATTGATGACTCCACCGATGATGTCGGCGAGAATGTTGAGCGCGACTGGTATACCGGTGACCGCTTGGATGATACCGATGggaagaatgaagatgacAGGCATGATCAATCCGTAGAACAGAGCGGCCACAGGTGCACCGGTAGGGAATGCCGCGACGGCAGCGCATCCGAAAGCGATagggaggacgagaagcAAAAGGTACCACCAATCCGGGACTTCTTTGTAGACTTGCATGAGTCGATAATGTATGTCGTGCGCGaattcgtcctcttcttcgttcttctTGAAAAAGCTTCGGAATACGCCCTTGAAGCCTTGACCGACTTCCTTGTAATGGAACAAGGCGATGTACAGAAGAGCTGAAGTATATCCTGCAAAGGCCCAAATGTTATACACGATGAATCCTGCCGTGTAGAAGGGTTTGCTGTATGCCTCGTACAGCTGTTGATTGAAGTGGCCAGCAGCGTCGAGGATCTTGGTGACCTTGAATCGGGCACCGGTGTTGTCGTAAGTTCCGTTGGATTGGATGGGGAGGTATCCAGTGTTCCAGGTGTTGGTGTACCAGATTCCCATGGACATGAAGGCGGCGATGATGATACCGATAGTCTGATTGACAACAGCGAAGGTCGGCAAGTACAATCCACTGCCTCCAGACAAGTTCCAGTCGAATGTCGGCCACGGGTTGAAACCTAAACCACCGTAGATACCGCTGATAGCATCGAGGTTGACATTGTCGGGCGCGATCCAAGTGATCCAGGAGAAAGATGAGAGGGCTGTGAAGATATAACCGGGGAAGAAGTAGTAGAAGAACATCGCTAAGGTgccgacgaggaagatcttctctctcgatGCTCGGTAGATGCGGTTGAACGGACCTCTGACAGGCTCGTTGGTGCCCTCGTGGAATGCCTTGATAAGGGCGAGAGTATTCATGGTGGCGGGCCAGAGACAAATAGCAGGGTAGACGAGGAACTGTCGCAGGAGACCGGCAAGACCGTAACCGAACAGGTTGACCGCcaaagagaggaggatctgGTAGCCTCGGTTGTAAGCGAAGGACTGGTTGAAATACATAGGCATCGCTTGGACGGGGACGATGTAGTTCGTGTAAGGCGAGGTGAACGAGATCGTGCACATGATTGTGATGACCATGTGTTCTTTACGGTTGAATGGACCGGGGTTCAGACTGTGTTCGCCGCCAAAGAAACGGAATCGCCAGTCTGGGAGCACTCGAGCGAAAAAAGTTCCCAATGGATCTAGCATTCGGGGCAAAGCCATATATCAGCTTATGTCTCTAAACCAGATTTATGCTTAGTACTCACAGGCAACCAGCTGTGCCACCTGGACACCGATCGAGATACTCGGGTTTCTGAAAGCGAAGAGATTGTCGACAAACGCTCCGACCGCACAGAAGATGATGCCAATGAACCACATCCTAATCGTTCCAACCGGCATAGTTGGATCGTCGGTGGGATCGACATTGGCACGGACCGAGACGTAAGGCGAGTTCTCGGTCGACAAGATTGCTTCGAGTTTCATCGTTCGAACGATGTCAGGGTACTTGTCCGGGTTCGCGGCAATGTCTGGATTGTCCAAGAAGCTGTACATGTCCTGCAGAATGTTACCGGGAAAGTTTTGATCGTTCTTGTGGATCTTCACCAGCTTCTGAATGATGGCAACGGCTCGTTCCATAGACATCGAGTCGAGTGATGCTTCCAAGCGTTCCAGCTCTGCCTCGCTGGTTCCCAGCTCGAGATGACTATGGGTACGATTCCTGTCAGTCAGGTGGTCACGGTCTCAACCATTTGCTGCACTCACGTGATCGCGTTCTGGAACGCTCCAGCATGCTCGTCGGCCGGCAAGACGTGGGCATGAGCATAGTCATACGAGGACTCTTTGCCGGCCTCGTACacgttcttctcatcctcgatgtgAGGCGCAGCATGGATGCGGTCGGGGTTGCTCAttgtgaggatggtgaatCCAAGAGGAACAAACGCACGACGGCATCTGTATTCACGTTTATAAGGGTGTTCACATTCAATGCCACGATGCAATTTCGTCAATAGATAAGCGCATTGCATCCGTCGGATTCGCTACTTCCTTGAAACCCGAACGGAGCATTTGTCTTGTAATTTGCCGGTTAGTCAGGCACAAGGAGGCGCCTTCGAGAAAAGGTCCTCCGCAACAACATCCGCAcgggaagtggagaaaggagTGAGCTAGTGAAAACGGAATTCCCGCAGACAGCTGTACGTGCACGATGCTTATCAGTAGGCGGTCGCACCTCGTGGTGCTTTAATTTACCTGAACTCAATTTAGATCTAGGTGATGGGATGACTCATTTGACCGGTCGAGGAACCCTTTGCGCGTTATTAATACACCGGGACAGCGGGTCAACGTGGTCGCGAGTGTGATAGGGGATTTGGGTGCGAAGGAAGACCTTCTAGGCAAGACAACCGGGTTTATAAATTCCATATTCATTTCATACGCGACCCAGTCATGTTCACCACTCTGTTACGTGTTTACAATTCCTTGGTATCCAGCTACACCCATGGATTCTACGGAAGATGATCGCCGCAACTCCATGTCCGCCCAGGACGACAATCATGACGCTGTCGtcgggaggaagagacgacGTAGAGTCGACCACATCACCAAGGCATGTGATTCGTGCAGGATAAAGTGAGCTGCGAGGTGATGCACGGTATCTTCGCCTAGTCATGGTGCTGACGACACTAGGAAAACCCGATGCGATGGTGCTTTACCGACTTGTGGACCATGTTCCAATAAAGGCTTGGATTGCACACACGAGAAAGAAGACGGGAGAAAGTCAGTCGTCATGTGTCTCGCTGCTCAACCAACAGCTGATATAGCAGCGACAGGAAACGTGGCGATAGTGGAAGTCTACGTGAGAAACTGGACAACTTGATGAGCTTGCTGCGCGCTGCACAATCCACGCCCAATGTCACCGTACCGGTGATATCACCTGAGCCATCGAGCAACACCTCCACGCTTGATCCCGTCATTGCCCTCGCATCAATATCACCTCCTTACGCCCCGACgttgagtggaggtgaggacCAGCAGAACATACTACCAGACACCACCAGTCATTCAGATGATCTCTTTGCTGGCTTTCATATCACGCCGACAGCCGATTCTGCGAAATCCGACGCGAGTACGTCTCCCTACACTACTACTGAGCCCGGCTCAATACATCCAGCCGTTTCGTCAAACGACCGGCTCAAGGTAAGCTCGGGAGCGAAAGCGTTGAAGCTCATTCCTCACAGCGGGCTGGTACTAGCTCTCACATGCAGTATGGACCCACTTCTTTTTGGTCGTACGCACCAGATGCTAGTCAAGGAAACATTGTACCACAAAACCATAACGTGGATTTGCGGCCTGGAGAATGGGTTCATTGGGCTCAACACCTGCCTCCTGGTTTGAATATCACCAAAAAAGTTCACGACGCCGCGCTGAGTCTGTTCGGCGCATACTACGCCCACTGGTGCATGGCGGTGGATATGCCTGCCTTTCTTCGCGACTTGGAGGCCTGCAACCTGGTGAGCACGGTCATGTCGAGCAAGTCGCCCACCCGTCGAACGTCATCGTATTCGCCACTGCTTCACAACTGCGCATTGCATCTGGGCTTGCATTTCAATCGGGATGTCTGGCCCGACCTCGCCACGAATATGGGATCGATGTTGCTGCAGCACTGCGCGAGCATGGTCATCAACGAAACTGAAGACCCCGATCTCAGCACACCTCGGGCATTGGCATTGTACGCAGCGTGAGTCAGTCACCGACGCTCATCAAGTGAGTTCTTAACGTGGCTGCAGCTGCTTGAATCTCCGGACGGACAAGTCCGCTCACAACATCGGCTACATCCACTTTGGTATGGCTTTCGCCTGCGTACAAGGGGTAAGTCTGCATGCAGGGGATTGTCGCTGACGTGAGTAGCTCGGAGTCAACTTAAAGGTTTGTTGTCAAACGGAGAAAAGCAACGTGGACTCATCGAAACTGTAGTGCGATCATCTGGTAGATGCCGGCCAAATCACTTCGGACGATCGGGCTGCTCGTAGCGCTGGATACTGGACGCTGTTCCAGCAAGACTTGGTAGGTTGAACACATTTGCAACTCGGCTGACATGAAAGCTTCGCGGTATCTGCGCTGGTCGACCCTGCATGATGAGCAATCATTCGGacatcccccttccttcgATCAGTCCATCGTGCGACGAGGAGACATGGCATTCGATAACGCCAGGGAATCGAGCAAATGGTCTAAAGTCTATGCGTTCAACGGCGTTTCATTGGTCTGCACGGCTTGCATGTATCCTGCGGCAGGTCGTCGACATTGCGCTGTAAGTAATGGCCGATCGTGAAGCGGTCTCAGCACTGACTTTTCTCTCGCAAGATCAACCGAGAGCGACGATGTCAACCGAGATCAACGAGTTGCAAGATTGCTTAACGAGCTCGAGACGTGGTACCGCGATCAGCCGTTCTCGCAGCCTCAGTCCTATCCGGTTCCACATCTCTTGGTGATGCACATGCTGTACCACCTAACAGTCATCTACCTCCTACGACCATACTTCAGAGCATCGTTGGATATCACACCTCCGGCTGCCCAACGGTGTGAACAAGCTGCAGATGCGATCTCAGAGCTTCTCACCGTATTTGACGCTACCCACGGGCTGCGCAATGGCGTGGCTAGCATAAGTGAGCAACATCGATCATAAGGCAAGGCTAACGTGTAGTCCCGGTGATCTTTGCCAATGCAACTATTCGCCTTTTGGTACTTGTCTCAAATACAACGTGGTCTGATAGCTACAACCATAACTTGAAGAGTTTGGACGAatgtgtgagtgatttgaCACACACGAGATCCAAGCTGAGACCTTGATAACAGGTACACTTCATGGACACCATCGGTATGTCTTTGGGCTTATGAGCATGACTGATATCCCTTAGCATTCACATGGATGGAAGCTCGAAGGGCGTACGAGATCATCCGGTTTCTCCGCGGCGAGTGGCTGCCGTTCTCTCCTTCGACTGCAGAAGACGCTTCAACATCGCAGGTGAACATGGGTGTCGGCAACACGGGCGAGGTGTGGGCTTCAGACGAAGTCGTCGGGATGCTTCAAGAGTGGGGATTGAGAGATGGGATGTACGGCATGTCCACATTAGGTTTGCAACAGACTTTTGATCTCCGTTTGTAAATTACACTTCTGGACTTCTTATGCATAATGTACTATACATGATCCTACACGTACCGCCATGGACAAAGCGACCCCTAGTGCTCTTCATTTGGGTACGGACCTTTTCCTCCATTATTAATGAACTCGTCGATGTGTTTTTCGAGCAAGGGCAAAGGTACGGATCCGGTCTGCAGCACAGCATCGTGGAAGGCCCGGATGTTGAACTTATCCCCGAGAGcctcctctgccttcttcctaCACTTCAGGATCGCCAGTTCTCCGAGGTAGTACGAAAGGGACTGTCCTGGCCAGGCGATGTATCGGTCCACCTCTGTCTCGATCTCGTGGGCCGACAATGCGGTGTTGTCGTGCAGGTACTTTTGCGCCTGCTCACGTGTCCATCCTAGTGAGTGGATTCCCGTGTCCACCACCAGTCGTGCAGCTCGCCATGCTTGGTAGCTCAACATGCCGAAAGTGTCGTATGGCGTGTGGtacatccccatctccttgcCAAGGTACTCGCAGTACAACGCCCAGCCTTCTCCGTACGCTGAGATGTATGCATTACGGAAGGGAGGATTGTCTTTCTGTTCGAGGACCAATGGCATCTGGAAAGCATGACCAGGGGCGGCTTCGTGGAGAGTGAGAGCGGGTAAAGAGTAGAGAGCTCGTGAGGGCAGATCGTACGTGTTGACTAGGTACACCCCAGGGCCACCACGACCAGAAGTGTAGAAGGGAGCTTCGTCATCAGGAACAGGTTTGATCGCAAATCGTCGTCGAGGCAGGTGGCCAAAGTACTTGTCGGACACGCCGTCGAACTCCTTCGCGATCCATGCGGCTTCTTTGAGCAGTTGCTCGGGGGTTTTGGCGTAGAATTGTGGATCGGTTCGGAGAAAGTCGAGAAAGCTGTTGAAGTCGCCTTTGAAACCGGATTCCTTGATCGTATCGGCCATCTCCGCACGGATACGAGCGATCTCGTCCACACCGATCTTGTGAATGGTCTCCGCCTTGAGGGGCTCTGTGGTGAATTCTCGGATCTTGGCGAGGTAGTACGCCCTGCCGTTGGGAAGGCTTTCGGCGTCAAGCTTCTCGCGAGTGTTGGGGAAGTACTCGTCACGGAAGAACGTGAGGAGCTTTTGATACGTCGGCAGGACAGACTCGCGGATGACTTCGAGACCCTTTGATCGGAGGTTGGCTTGTTCTTGGGCGGGAATACTGCCGAGGATGGATTTGAACGGTTCGTAGTAGATGGTGTCCTCGGGCGTCTTTGCCTCCACAACCGACACGATGGAGCTATCTCGTCCTATCAAGGTGATTCGAGGTGGTGTGAAGCCCCGTTTTAAGCCTGATCGCATGTTGTCCATTTGCTCG
This genomic interval from Kwoniella shandongensis chromosome 5, complete sequence contains the following:
- a CDS encoding OPT family small oligopeptide transporter translates to MSNPDRIHAAPHIEDEKNVYEAGKESSYDYAHAHVLPADEHAGAFQNAITHLELGTSEAELERLEASLDSMSMERAVAIIQKLVKIHKNDQNFPGNILQDMYSFLDNPDIAANPDKYPDIVRTMKLEAILSTENSPYVSVRANVDPTDDPTMPVGTIRMWFIGIIFCAVGAFVDNLFAFRNPSISIGVQVAQLVAYPLGTFFARVLPDWRFRFFGGEHSLNPGPFNRKEHMVITIMCTISFTSPYTNYIVPVQAMPMYFNQSFAYNRGYQILLSLAVNLFGYGLAGLLRQFLVYPAICLWPATMNTLALIKAFHEGTNEPVRGPFNRIYRASREKIFLVGTLAMFFYYFFPGYIFTALSSFSWITWIAPDNVNLDAISGIYGGLGFNPWPTFDWNLSGGSGLYLPTFAVVNQTIGIIIAAFMSMGIWYTNTWNTGYLPIQSNGTYDNTGARFKVTKILDAAGHFNQQLYEAYSKPFYTAGFIVYNIWAFAGYTSALLYIALFHYKEVGQGFKGVFRSFFKKNEEEDEFAHDIHYRLMQVYKEVPDWWYLLLLVLPIAFGCAAVAAFPTGAPVAALFYGLIMPVIFILPIGIIQAVTGIPVALNILADIIGGVINAGRPNGLMYFKVWAYLSSWQALSFLNDMKLAHYLKIPPRITFSAQIIATVIFSIVTSLQFNFVMGLKDVCTPDASFHFTCPYQTSYYTATIFWGVISPKKLFGPGQQYNMMLLGFPLGIVLTLGYWLARKKFPRSEVIRQFHPVMLAMGPVYSAAPPYNIAYYIGNLYINLFSFQYLRKHYLAFWAKWNYVIGAAFSCGIALCALVIFFALEIPKDGALYIDWWGNNVGSLGCEGTGGCARLAVPDVGYFGPAPGTYA